The Plasmodium berghei ANKA genome assembly, chromosome: 12 region gtctttcccttttttatataggAATTAAATAAGGCTTCTGGATTGCCaaatgttttaaattatGTTAAGAAAAAGTGCATcaaaaaagatgaaaaacACCAAAAGTAAAGgagaaaaatttatatttctttacatatttgaaaaataatattttatctcTATTCTTAAtccttattttattttaaaacacTTATTACAGATGTAAAgttgttttaaaataaagttatttttaattttaaaaattatccAAGGAAAAACAAACCTTAAactatatatgataatttcatttttcgtTTGTTTTGTTTCAATGATCTATcatattatgttttatttgttttgttaattttttaatctcctaaatttttatagcttttaataataaaaaaaggtgtgcatatatcaaatataatatatattattttttttatcaaatttttaaCATCCTAACGtagtatattatatgtatgtatatattttatttgtgttTTCACtaatttgtttgttttcCTTTTGTATGCCCTATTTCCTATGTACTGACTCATTATTTATGTGCAcacacatttatataagcATTTCTGTATTATCTTTGATGcgtttcgttttttttgattttaatttatacaaCAGATGCAATTCAGCAAATtgtcattttatttaactATATCTAACATAGCATAATATAACATAATATAACATAACTTAACATAGCATAACATAATATAACATAATTAACATGGCATAACATAATATAACATAACTTAGCATGGTATAACATAATATAACataacataataatttgcGTGAAGTTTGTATAATGAACAATTATTTacacattattttttttttttcttatcggatattttataaaaagggaaataaaagataacataatttattgcatatttttaacagtttaataataaaacatgttcttaaataatttaactaaatgcgaaataaaaaaattaaaaatatatgctcaaaatatatacataaatatccTATCtacttttaatatttcatatatcCACCACTTAACATAATagggaaaaaattaaaaaaaaatagaaaaaaggATAATTCTTAATTGCGCATATATAGTAGTTGAATAcactttttctttttctaaaaaaataaaaaaaatataatacattttattcacacaaatattatttcgtgtattttatatatggctttatttttcattttgttattttattatttattatatcttaGCCACCAAAAggttacatatattttttgttttattgtataattacataaaaaagttaaaacatatttatgtattatgtaggataatatttttaaaataaaaattaatatacaaaataaatagtaaaatGACGCTTTTCCATTTTGTTAATTGTTCTATATCCGTCTTTGCcccatattatataatatatgatggatataaattgtaaatttattaaaataagatatttatatgtttagtatttttaacacttttttcttatatgctataattttttgtgtgtgctacataatttttttttcaatttgaACACAAACCTTATTACTCaaaagtatttttttgctatttttgttattttttattagatcaaaaaatgaaggATTCACAAAATTGTTCTTTATAACGCTCTTCTATTACTTTGCCTCTCAAATTGTTAAGGTTATACATAGTTTGAATCcccaaaattaaaaatatatttatattcaatataactgtcaaaatataacaatttttttttgcagtTGTTTGCGTTGGCTTTTCTTTCAATAGGACTTATACAGAGCATGACAATTTTCAatgtataaatacaaaaaatctaaaatatcaaaaaaaaaaaaaaaaatagtttaaTATGGCCACACACATATGTAAATGTCAAGCCTTTTTTCCTATTCTTTAtctttaataatatatttcattttacaatttttagaTCGTTTTTCAAGAGGCtggaaatttttttgatctAATAGGActttattatgttttatcTCATAAGTATGTATTCAAACTACTTCATATATATCTCCAatcaattatttattagaaataaatatattaaaatgatATACACTATTTCGTAGGCAAATGCATATGTTCAACATAAAGAGTAGAATATTGTCTACAGGCCTTAGTTGGGGATTTTGTGAATCAGTTGCCACAAATTTTTTCCCCTTTTTAATTGgtaatatatcataaaatattaataatgtatatttcCTATTTTAAATCctcttattttattacttttttttcctttaatttttacaGGAGGGAAATCAGTTGATTTTTCTTtgaaacatatttatagatCTATATCAGCAAATACATTTTTGGtacgttttttttttttttttgcacaaatatatgagcttaataattttagaaggaaaatatgcatacctatatgtattacattttaatattaaatttgtttgtttttttagGTCTCTAATTTGAGTAAAActtatttgttatatttatggaTAAACAATgtgcaaaataaaaaaaaagtaaattcAGTTAATTCgcttttaatatatttcacgTTTATCCTTCCCCTTATAAATAagtaaacaaaataaacacaatatacaaatgtgggaatttgtatttattgTTGCAATaagtttttataaattcacgaaaaaaaataaaataatgatacacaaaaatgaaatgaCACTTTTCCCTTTTACTTCAACTATCTTATCAATTAGTTCATATGTTGAAATGCtcatttgtttattttttatttattttttattaatttttttttgtttttttctcttaTTTCAACTATTTGtagaataattttaataaatgaagatattattagtagtatgatatttattaaGTTGATTGCCCTTTTTCTCATTacctttattttattttgttccgtaaaatatatttttaattcacAAAATGAGAAAGTAGAAATCGTCAAAAGCAACTCTTCACATTCTTATGTTAACGATGTAAATGTTAAGAATGAAGATAACGAAAACGATGCAAATAAAggattgaaaaaaaaatataatagaaagaaaaaaagcAGATAAATTGTGTTTTTAATAATGGATATCATGGaagtataaatatgttaatgCCATATACACAATAAACgatttacaattttattttttattttattttattttattttttctgatTGCACATGTCTTTACAATTTTGCTGTGTAATTAGGGAATATTCCCCATAATTACATAGAATATATTCTGTTTCCTTGTTTGTTCGGATTCTTaagttattattaaattcgTTCTATAAGGAAAAGATTGGCAATAAAAGCATGTATTATATggcaatattatatatatatgcaaattgttattattttcattaaatttttatgccattttaagtttatatatatttttaatttttacttCTTGAGGAAACAATTCTTTAACACacttttttgtttttgttaataaCCCTCtgcaattaaaaaatataaaacaaatacaATAAGCTATTAGTTTAAAATTggaaaaacatatattatttcctaTATTGTCTTTTTGATTTGATAGATTTACAAGAATAGTGACGCTTGCTTAACTGCATGCTCATAATTGGCATCTTCGTTGTACTTCAATGGGATACCTATGttcattattaaattcgaacatgtatatttttttcgaaattACATTGGATTTTTTATACCCTTACAAAACAATAGCAACATGTCTACACAAATTACAAAACGTCAGTTCTTGCTAGCGAAAtcaatatatacaatttttatttgaagaCACATATTTGTATGgaaacattatatatatacattattttatttgtgtGTGTATGTGTTTACCGTCagaatttattaatacataAGATATAATTGAAGAGTTATTGCTCATCCAGGCGTTTAGTGACTCACTTATTTCACTTGAGGAACTagccatttttttttcaatattttttttcgctgttttttttcaatattttttttcgctttttttttcaatatttccttttttttatttttgttttcataTTACATTTACTGTCCCTTTCTTTTAGGACACCGTTTAAAAGAGAAATTAACACATAAATTTAATcgtaataataatgcaaCAAATATCAATACTAAAGATttactaatataaaaaaggcGTATATGAACATTAATTGTTCAtgtatgatatattttatgataataCACGCATTTGTCCACTTCTATATGGGTACATATGTGCATAAACTACAAAAATGTAGAATattccaaaaaataaaaagataaatGAGTTTTTATACTTTATAGAGATATCAttaattaacaaaaaaaaattatataaaaaatgcataaaaatttataagaACTATCATTATATTGTATGAAATAGAAAAGACAAAGAGAAGCCAGTTTGTGCACTTTCCATTTTTACGctaatatgcatatgtgGTACATCTATATGTGCATGcattttttgttcattagtaatatttcattaaatGCACAATATCGAGAAATTCGAAATTGAATTATCCATATATAGGCACAATTGCGTATCacaaaaaaaggaaaaattaatatgcAAAAGCCCCCCAAAATAATTCCATAAATATCATCATACACGGATATATTGTGTGTATGcatgttatattttcttattcaaattaattcgttttatttcttcatcGCTTTAGATCTTTATTGTTAATAagcatcattttttttttgaaatatttctcaatatattttctcttCACAaacacacatatatttataacttTTTACACTGCTATTTTTCTCATTAAATACAGGAATTTTTCTCTAATCATTCTATAGTATCACTTTCCCTTTTGAATACAACCTTTTTCCCTTCCGATACAATCGACTCCTGTTCCTTTACTTGCcctttttttgtttcttcTTCCGATTCCTCAGATTCGTCGTCTGATTCTTCTGATTCATCTTCAGACTCTTCTGATTCATTTTCAGATTCTTCGGATTCTGCTTCTGGTTGTGCTTTTCCATCTACTTcgttcatattttttttatttaaattttctgCACTATTAGAATATCCAGATCCTAGAGTTTTATTTGATTCGATTGACTTACCTTTTTCCTCCTCTTCATCACTTGATTCGTTTGTTTCTGAATTTTCACTTTTATCTGCATCTGAATTTGTATCATGATCAGTGCTCTCTGAACTATCGCTATCACTATCTGTATCGTTAGTATCTTTGGCCtttcaaaatgaaaaaaaaataaaaaacagataatataaacaatgaATCAATATAATGGATAAATAAAAGGactaacatattttattaatgaaaaataaatatatatggcATACTATTAAGAATTCCGGACTTTCGATAAGCAATTGCATGCACTTATTAGCCATAGGTATACATTccacaaataaaaaatgtgtttTTTGGGGCTTAAAAAAGGTTGGTGCAAATATTTTCCCTAATGCTTCTATagtcatattattttcatttgaatattttgaaaCAGTCTGAAAGAATtgtaatatacataatatacaGTCTCTAGTTCCTggttttaatttattatataattttttaatattttcttttattgttttatttgatgCTGATACtgtttttaaatgatataatcGCGTAAATGCATCTTTTCCTAATAACCCATGTTTTTGTGTATCTAAAAACAATCTAAATGAACATACCAAAGAAGGAATATTACTAAAATCAGTTGTAGGTTCCCCATATTCTATATCTccaattat contains the following coding sequences:
- a CDS encoding roadblock/LC7 domain-containing protein, putative gives rise to the protein MASSSSEISESLNAWMSNNSSIISYVLINSDGIPLKYNEDANYEHAVKQASLFLGLLTKTKKCVKELFPQENEFNNNLRIRTNKETEYILCNYGEYSLITQQNCKDMCNQKK
- a CDS encoding transmembrane protein 147, putative codes for the protein MTLFHFVNCSISVFAPYYIIYDGYKLSKNEGFTKLFFITLFYYFASQIVKLFALAFLSIGLIQSMTIFNIVFQEAGNFFDLIGLYYVLSHKQMHMFNIKSRILSTGLSWGFCESVATNFFPFLIGGKSVDFSLKHIYRSISANTFLVSNLSKTYLLYLWINNVQNKKKVNSVNSLLIYFTFILPLINKIILINEDIISSMIFIKLIALFLITFILFCSVKYIFNSQNEKVEIVKSNSSHSYVNDVNVKNEDNENDANKGLKKKYNRKKKSR
- a CDS encoding rho GTPase-activating protein, putative, whose protein sequence is MFDSDTEVPEEILLEYEKLLKKSQSENFDELYNTDLLKTIGKDGYGSHIVLLIPCFIISSGADPEKTLRYVIMTLDPIVKENYVLVLCETHTNWLSNMVYGYAKQWYDTLPRTYKKNLKKLYLVHSGFFSKSLLTILTPFVSTKFWKKVEYIEKLEDLFLKLNINPTENLKHFPYIVQRNEEVILGDGTPISPFSADLEILCQRFGKSYNGFKHIPSILVDFLTYLCKPETITTKDLFYLQTDANTIYNIIGDIEYGEPTTDFSNIPSLVCSFRLFLDTQKHGLLGKDAFTRLYHLKTVSASNKTIKENIKKLYNKLKPGTRDCILCILQFFQTVSKYSNENNMTIEALGKIFAPTFFKPQKTHFLFVECIPMANKCMQLLIESPEFLIAKDTNDTDSDSDSSESTDHDTNSDADKSENSETNESSDEEEEKGKSIESNKTLGSGYSNSAENLNKKNMNEVDGKAQPEAESEESENESEESEDESEESDDESEESEEETKKGQVKEQESIVSEGKKVVFKRESDTIE